A stretch of the Leptolyngbya sp. FACHB-261 genome encodes the following:
- a CDS encoding Mo-dependent nitrogenase C-terminal domain-containing protein, protein MLELTGDKQQIKNAHAETRTRRFDWLQPARQWLNGLEIQNASMAHLLCRAIPTQCPFERELYLLNRKVGHIPPLCKLNPLYEEVVSLRFRALCYLADKCDEDIRCYC, encoded by the coding sequence ATGTTGGAGTTAACAGGGGACAAACAGCAGATCAAGAACGCTCACGCAGAGACTAGAACTAGACGATTTGATTGGCTACAGCCAGCCCGTCAATGGTTAAACGGTTTGGAAATCCAAAATGCTTCAATGGCCCATTTACTCTGTCGAGCCATTCCTACGCAGTGCCCCTTCGAGCGGGAGCTTTATCTGCTCAACCGCAAGGTTGGTCACATCCCTCCGCTCTGCAAGTTGAATCCACTTTACGAAGAAGTCGTGAGCTTACGCTTCCGAGCACTCTGCTATCTTGCAGACAAGTGTGATGAAGACATTCGTTGTTATTGCTGA